A single Streptomyces sp. Edi2 DNA region contains:
- a CDS encoding N-acetylmuramoyl-L-alanine amidase, with protein MRGSAPEDEKRFHRPALRRSATAVAAAVLLLPLAGAPSAHAGQPRTDALQRAFTDAAARFQVPRSVLLGVSYLESRWDTHGGAPSVSGGYGPMHLTDARTALTRTPEFSGGTEDARGDGARPRKRVPDSTAKRAALPAELPARLRTLTTAATLAGLSAERLRTDPAANVLGGAALLAAEQRKLGHRTGGDPAQWYEAVARYGGQDSTRGGRAFADEVYEVMRHGQTRTTDAGQRVTLAATPGLIPDAAQQKRLGTPSSKASPTRAGRKLECPHSVACESVPAPYEEFGDGDYGNHDKADRPEDLRISTIVIHDTEGSWETTLKLIKDPAYVSWNYTIRSSDGLIAQHVPTKDVAWHAGNWYINSHSVGIEHEGFLAAPDAWYTEAMYRTSARLVKYLSRKYDVPLDRQHILGHDNVPGTTTATIAGMHTDPGPYWDWAHYFSLLGKPFRAASGSHGGLVTIRPDYDRNKPVYTGCEKAGDTCEPHGSAAVRLHTAPDADAPLVKDVGLHPDGSDATTGVNDTAARASTGQRFATAGRSGDWTAIWYLGQKAWFRNPHHAPTAVNAEGMIATPKAGREEIPVYGRAYPEKGAYPAGVPYQAVSALPYKLAAGQKYAVGDRMTGDYFYAPTFDLSEHAIVRGKDVYYEIQLGHRVGYVRAADVDVRRSDS; from the coding sequence TTGCGAGGATCCGCCCCGGAAGACGAGAAGAGATTCCACCGCCCCGCGCTGCGCAGGTCCGCCACCGCCGTTGCGGCGGCGGTGCTGCTGCTGCCGCTCGCGGGAGCACCGTCCGCGCATGCCGGCCAGCCCCGGACCGATGCTCTGCAGCGGGCCTTCACCGACGCCGCCGCCCGCTTCCAGGTGCCGCGCAGTGTGCTGCTCGGCGTCTCGTACCTGGAGTCGCGCTGGGACACCCATGGCGGCGCGCCCAGCGTCTCCGGGGGCTACGGTCCGATGCATCTCACCGATGCCCGCACCGCGCTGACGCGTACGCCGGAGTTCAGCGGGGGCACCGAGGACGCCCGCGGCGACGGCGCACGGCCCCGTAAGCGGGTGCCGGACAGTACGGCGAAGCGGGCCGCGCTGCCCGCCGAACTCCCCGCCCGGTTGCGGACGTTGACGACGGCGGCCACGCTGGCCGGGCTGTCGGCCGAGCGGCTGCGTACCGACCCCGCGGCGAATGTGCTCGGCGGGGCGGCGCTGCTCGCCGCGGAGCAGCGCAAGCTGGGGCACCGGACGGGCGGCGATCCGGCGCAGTGGTACGAGGCGGTGGCGCGCTACGGCGGCCAGGACAGTACGCGCGGCGGCCGGGCCTTCGCGGACGAGGTCTACGAGGTCATGCGCCACGGCCAGACGCGGACGACCGACGCGGGACAGCGGGTCACGCTGGCCGCCACGCCGGGGCTGATCCCCGACGCCGCGCAGCAGAAACGTCTCGGCACCCCGTCCTCCAAGGCATCGCCGACGCGGGCCGGCCGCAAGCTGGAGTGCCCGCACAGCGTCGCCTGCGAGTCCGTCCCGGCGCCGTACGAGGAGTTCGGGGACGGTGACTACGGCAACCACGACAAGGCGGACCGGCCCGAGGACCTGCGGATCAGCACCATCGTCATCCACGACACCGAGGGGTCCTGGGAGACCACGCTCAAGCTGATCAAGGACCCGGCCTATGTGTCCTGGAACTACACCATCCGTTCCTCGGACGGTCTGATCGCCCAGCATGTGCCGACCAAGGATGTCGCCTGGCATGCGGGCAACTGGTACATCAACTCGCACTCGGTGGGCATCGAGCACGAGGGCTTCCTCGCCGCGCCGGACGCCTGGTACACGGAGGCGATGTACCGCACGTCGGCCCGGCTGGTGAAGTATCTGAGCCGCAAATACGACGTGCCGCTCGACCGGCAGCACATCCTGGGCCACGACAATGTGCCCGGCACGACCACGGCCACCATCGCCGGGATGCACACCGACCCCGGCCCGTACTGGGACTGGGCGCACTACTTCTCCCTGCTGGGCAAGCCGTTCAGGGCCGCCTCCGGCTCGCACGGCGGGCTGGTCACCATCCGTCCCGACTACGACCGGAACAAGCCGGTCTACACGGGCTGCGAGAAGGCCGGCGACACCTGCGAGCCGCACGGTTCCGCGGCGGTCCGGCTGCACACCGCGCCGGACGCCGACGCACCGCTGGTCAAGGACGTCGGTCTGCACCCGGACGGCAGTGACGCGACCACGGGCGTGAACGACACCGCTGCCCGGGCCTCCACCGGCCAGCGGTTCGCGACGGCGGGCCGGTCCGGCGACTGGACGGCGATCTGGTACCTCGGGCAGAAGGCGTGGTTCCGCAATCCGCACCATGCGCCGACGGCGGTGAACGCCGAGGGGATGATCGCCACGCCGAAGGCGGGCCGGGAGGAGATTCCGGTCTACGGCCGCGCGTACCCGGAGAAGGGGGCCTACCCGGCCGGGGTGCCCTACCAGGCGGTCTCCGCCCTGCCGTACAAACTCGCCGCCGGCCAGAAGTACGCCGTCGGGGACCGGATGACGGGCGACTACTTCTACGCGCCGACCTTCGACCTCTCCGAGCATGCGATCGTGCGCGGCAAGGACGTGTACTACGAGATCCAGCTCGGGCACCGGGTCGGCTATGTGCGGGCGGCCGATGTCGATGTGCGGCGCTCGGATTCCTGA
- a CDS encoding ACT domain-containing protein has protein sequence MTGERDLRALLSGMRPERNEGRFVFVSVPGTVPDGLTPVVTVTEPEGRTLVVHQEEADRAGLPYDYVAGWITLRVHSALDAVGLTAAVATALAQAGLSCNVVAGFHHDHLFVPHAATDEALRRLRALADQA, from the coding sequence ATGACGGGTGAACGTGATCTCCGGGCCCTGCTGAGCGGGATGCGTCCCGAGCGGAACGAGGGTCGCTTCGTCTTTGTGAGCGTGCCCGGCACGGTCCCCGACGGGCTGACGCCGGTGGTCACCGTCACCGAACCCGAGGGCCGCACCCTGGTCGTCCACCAGGAGGAGGCCGACCGCGCGGGCCTGCCGTACGACTATGTCGCCGGCTGGATCACCCTGCGGGTGCACTCCGCGCTGGACGCCGTCGGACTGACCGCCGCCGTGGCCACCGCACTCGCCCAGGCCGGCCTCAGCTGCAATGTCGTCGCCGGCTTCCACCACGATCACCTCTTCGTGCCGCATGCCGCGACCGACGAGGCGCTGCGCCGGTTGCGCGCACTGGCCGACCAGGCATAA
- a CDS encoding CGNR zinc finger domain-containing protein: protein MTAPRLALELAVTLRHDGHGGVADDLAGPEGLAVWVHERAALLDCAADPATPDEVLHTAVRELRAAVRSLFARAVRPGPPSSADAHRLLPEEEALRRLNAAAALVPTAPRLSWEPGAPPAVRHHPAGSPPPADRIVAALARAALAFLAGPDRVLLRACPAPRCVRYFVKDHARQEWCTPSCGNRARVARHHERRREGQDGAP, encoded by the coding sequence ATGACCGCACCACGGCTCGCACTCGAACTCGCCGTCACCCTCCGCCATGACGGGCACGGCGGCGTCGCCGATGACCTGGCCGGTCCGGAAGGGCTCGCGGTCTGGGTGCACGAGCGGGCCGCACTGCTGGACTGCGCGGCCGACCCGGCCACCCCCGACGAGGTGCTGCACACCGCCGTGCGGGAGCTGCGGGCCGCGGTCCGGTCGCTGTTCGCCCGCGCCGTCCGGCCGGGACCGCCCAGCTCCGCCGATGCCCACCGGCTGCTCCCGGAGGAGGAGGCGCTGCGCCGGCTCAACGCCGCCGCGGCCCTGGTCCCCACGGCCCCCCGGCTCAGCTGGGAGCCCGGCGCGCCGCCCGCCGTCCGGCACCACCCGGCCGGCTCCCCGCCGCCCGCCGACCGGATCGTCGCCGCGCTGGCCCGCGCCGCCCTCGCCTTCCTGGCAGGACCCGACCGGGTGCTGCTGCGGGCCTGCCCCGCCCCGCGGTGTGTGCGCTACTTCGTCAAGGACCACGCCCGCCAGGAGTGGTGCACCCCCTCCTGCGGCAACCGTGCCCGGGTCGCCCGCCACCACGAGCGGCGCAGGGAAGGACAGGACGGGGCCCCGTAG
- a CDS encoding pyridoxal 5'-phosphate synthase — protein sequence MADVRQLLCDLPVFAGELPAFDPLETPGDPVELFTAWLLGAIRAQVPEPHAMTLSTAGADGNPSARTLILKDIDADGWRFAAHRDSTKGRELADRPYAALTFYWQPLARQVRVRGPVVQESAERAAADFLARSPGARAEALLGRQSRPLADLAERDAAVAESAARLAREPALVAPGWTLHTVRAESVEFWQGDKDRKHTRLAYQRAGGAWRKELLWP from the coding sequence ATGGCTGACGTACGTCAATTACTGTGCGATCTCCCGGTGTTCGCGGGCGAGCTGCCCGCATTCGATCCGCTGGAGACACCCGGCGACCCGGTGGAACTCTTCACCGCCTGGCTGCTCGGCGCCATACGGGCCCAGGTCCCCGAGCCTCATGCGATGACGCTCTCGACCGCCGGCGCCGACGGCAATCCGTCGGCCCGCACGCTGATCCTCAAGGACATCGACGCGGACGGCTGGCGGTTCGCCGCGCACCGCGACAGCACCAAGGGGCGCGAGCTGGCGGACCGCCCGTACGCCGCGCTGACCTTCTATTGGCAGCCCCTGGCCCGGCAAGTGCGCGTCCGCGGACCGGTGGTGCAGGAGAGCGCGGAGCGCGCGGCCGCGGACTTCCTCGCCCGCAGCCCGGGCGCCCGGGCCGAGGCGCTGCTCGGGCGGCAGAGCCGCCCCCTGGCTGACCTGGCCGAACGGGACGCGGCGGTGGCGGAGTCGGCGGCCCGCCTCGCCCGCGAACCCGCCCTGGTGGCGCCCGGATGGACGCTGCACACGGTGCGTGCGGAGTCGGTGGAGTTCTGGCAGGGCGACAAGGACCGCAAGCACACCCGGCTGGCCTACCAACGGGCCGGCGGCGCGTGGCGCAAGGAGCTCCTGTGGCCGTGA
- a CDS encoding maleylpyruvate isomerase family mycothiol-dependent enzyme, giving the protein MTETHAQQAEAIRAAVETGQERLRALLPALTDDAVRGPSELPGWTRAHVLSHIEGVARALARQARYALRGELIEPYDGGRPARAAAIEAGAVRGAAALGDAVRAALDEASAAWSAVGPADWTRPVRHRNGDLRSALLAWWRELEIHAADARIGHGPRDWPRELCHHLLDHLAPRVPEGLPLVLTATDETFSRRYGDAGAPSVTVSGTLTDLAAWLARRTPQQPLDCRRPGRTVPPPELLDWP; this is encoded by the coding sequence GTGACGGAGACGCACGCACAGCAAGCCGAGGCGATACGGGCGGCGGTCGAGACGGGCCAGGAGCGCCTTCGTGCCCTGTTGCCCGCCCTGACCGACGACGCGGTGCGGGGGCCGAGCGAGCTGCCCGGCTGGACCCGCGCCCATGTCCTCTCGCACATCGAGGGCGTCGCGCGGGCCCTGGCCCGGCAGGCCCGCTATGCGCTGCGCGGCGAACTGATCGAGCCGTACGACGGCGGGCGCCCGGCGCGCGCGGCCGCGATCGAGGCCGGTGCGGTGCGTGGAGCGGCGGCGCTCGGGGACGCCGTCCGGGCCGCTCTGGACGAGGCGTCCGCTGCTTGGTCGGCGGTCGGTCCGGCCGACTGGACGCGGCCGGTGCGGCACCGCAACGGCGATCTGCGGTCCGCACTGCTGGCGTGGTGGCGGGAGTTGGAGATCCACGCCGCCGACGCCCGGATCGGCCACGGACCGCGGGACTGGCCGCGGGAGCTGTGCCACCACCTGCTGGACCACCTGGCACCCCGCGTACCGGAGGGTCTTCCTCTCGTCCTGACGGCCACGGACGAGACCTTCTCCCGGCGGTACGGTGACGCGGGCGCACCCTCGGTCACCGTCAGCGGCACGCTCACCGACCTCGCGGCCTGGCTGGCCCGCCGCACTCCGCAGCAGCCGCTCGACTGCCGCCGGCCGGGCAGGACCGTTCCCCCGCCCGAACTCCTCGACTGGCCGTAG
- a CDS encoding leucine-rich repeat domain-containing protein, which translates to MPGPRSATPPVLNLWKAGLHSVPAEVWRREDWEVLILADNALTEVPAALGRLRALHTLDLGHNALTAVPDEIGALTGLTRYLYVHDNRLTALPDSLGNLDRLGYLNIGENPLGELPSALGRMAGLVELRAQHAGLTSVAASLGRLGRLRELWLGGNALTELPGSFASLHELRVLELRDNALPGVPDALRALPLLRRLDLRGNRIEVLPPWLARLPSLEKLDLRWNGVDDAAETVLALRRRGCVVLT; encoded by the coding sequence ATGCCCGGTCCCCGCTCCGCCACACCTCCCGTCCTCAACCTCTGGAAGGCGGGCTTGCATTCGGTACCCGCCGAGGTCTGGCGGCGCGAGGACTGGGAGGTACTGATCCTCGCCGACAATGCCCTGACCGAGGTCCCGGCGGCGCTCGGCCGGCTGCGTGCGCTGCACACCCTCGACCTCGGCCACAACGCGCTGACGGCGGTCCCCGACGAGATCGGCGCGCTCACCGGGCTGACCCGCTACCTCTATGTGCACGACAACCGGCTCACCGCCCTGCCGGACTCGCTCGGCAACCTGGACCGGCTCGGCTACCTCAACATCGGCGAGAATCCGCTCGGCGAGCTGCCGTCAGCGCTCGGCCGCATGGCCGGACTGGTTGAACTCCGGGCACAGCATGCCGGGTTGACGTCCGTCGCTGCGTCGCTGGGACGGCTCGGCCGCCTCCGGGAGCTGTGGCTGGGCGGCAATGCGCTTACGGAGCTTCCCGGGAGCTTTGCGTCGCTGCACGAGCTGCGGGTGCTGGAGCTCCGGGACAACGCCCTGCCCGGCGTCCCCGACGCGCTGCGCGCGCTGCCGCTGCTGCGCCGACTGGACCTGCGCGGGAACCGGATCGAGGTGCTGCCGCCGTGGCTCGCGCGGCTGCCGTCGCTGGAGAAGCTGGATCTGCGCTGGAACGGCGTGGACGATGCGGCGGAAACAGTCCTCGCGCTGCGACGGCGGGGGTGTGTGGTGCTCACCTGA
- a CDS encoding MFS transporter codes for MPMRILPPPGAPRVLAAAQLCNSLGDGAYYVCSALYFTRVIGLSATQIGLGLTLAWAVGSVTGVPLGAFADRRGPRGTAVLLAVATGAAVTSFLFIRSFVPFLLAACLYATAQCGLAAARQALLAGLVTPGTRTPVLAHLQATLNAGLAVGAALGGLALQYDTREAYLAVFALDGVSFLLCALVLLRLPGVPPVPAATSGGPRLAVLRDRPYALVTLLNAVLLLRMPLLSLAIPLWIVSRTDAPSWMVSALFVLNTLGVMAFQVRMARGVTGLRTASRAVRHSCLVMLASCGAFALSAAGSARAAVAALVVGAVFQVIAEMQQSAGSWQIGFDLAPAHQVGQYQGFFGTGVPVARTLGPLLLTALLVTWGVRGWLVLGGVFLVAGFAMGPAVRWAERERAGAADAPRPDAAHAVAVAGLSGGAAQPEGAGVSATPP; via the coding sequence GTGCCGATGCGGATTCTGCCGCCGCCCGGAGCGCCACGCGTTCTGGCCGCCGCCCAGCTGTGCAACTCCCTGGGCGATGGCGCGTATTACGTGTGCTCTGCCCTCTACTTCACCCGTGTCATCGGCCTGTCCGCCACGCAGATCGGGCTCGGTCTCACGCTTGCCTGGGCCGTCGGTTCGGTGACGGGGGTGCCGCTGGGCGCGTTCGCCGACCGGCGAGGGCCGCGCGGCACGGCGGTGCTGCTCGCCGTGGCCACCGGTGCCGCGGTCACGTCCTTCCTGTTCATCCGCTCCTTCGTGCCGTTCCTTCTCGCCGCGTGCCTGTACGCCACCGCCCAGTGTGGTCTGGCGGCGGCCCGGCAGGCGCTGCTCGCCGGGCTGGTGACCCCCGGAACCCGTACGCCTGTCCTCGCCCATCTCCAGGCCACGCTCAACGCAGGACTGGCCGTCGGCGCCGCTCTCGGCGGGCTGGCGCTGCAGTACGACACCCGCGAGGCCTATCTCGCGGTCTTCGCGCTGGACGGGGTGAGCTTCCTGCTCTGCGCGCTGGTGCTGCTCCGGCTGCCCGGGGTTCCTCCCGTACCGGCCGCCACCAGCGGTGGGCCCCGCCTGGCGGTGCTCCGCGACCGCCCCTACGCGCTCGTCACGCTGCTCAACGCGGTACTGCTGCTGCGGATGCCGCTGCTCAGCCTGGCCATCCCGCTGTGGATCGTCTCGCGTACGGACGCGCCGAGCTGGATGGTCTCGGCGCTGTTCGTCCTCAACACCCTGGGAGTGATGGCATTCCAGGTCAGGATGGCCCGCGGTGTCACCGGGCTGCGCACGGCCTCGCGCGCGGTCCGCCACTCGTGCCTGGTCATGCTCGCCTCGTGCGGGGCCTTCGCCCTGTCCGCCGCCGGTTCGGCCCGGGCCGCGGTCGCGGCGCTCGTCGTGGGCGCGGTGTTCCAGGTCATCGCCGAGATGCAGCAGTCGGCCGGCTCGTGGCAGATCGGCTTCGACCTGGCTCCCGCACATCAAGTCGGCCAGTACCAGGGCTTCTTCGGCACCGGCGTCCCGGTGGCCCGCACCCTCGGTCCGCTGCTGCTCACCGCTCTGCTGGTGACCTGGGGTGTGCGGGGGTGGCTGGTGCTGGGCGGGGTCTTCCTCGTGGCCGGGTTCGCGATGGGGCCGGCGGTGCGGTGGGCGGAGCGCGAGCGTGCGGGCGCGGCGGACGCCCCGCGGCCGGATGCCGCCCATGCCGTGGCGGTGGCCGGCCTGTCCGGCGGCGCCGCACAACCCGAAGGCGCCGGGGTGAGCGCTACACCTCCGTGA
- a CDS encoding DUF397 domain-containing protein gives MTDSITEQRLVGGPRPDLDLTQAEWQSSTQGVGGVQIAFVEGYIAMRNRRSPEIPALIFTPAEWRAFVLDAREGAFDLT, from the coding sequence GTGACCGACAGCATCACCGAGCAGCGGCTCGTGGGCGGGCCGAGGCCCGATCTCGACCTGACGCAGGCCGAGTGGCAGTCGAGCACCCAGGGCGTGGGCGGCGTCCAGATCGCCTTCGTCGAGGGCTATATCGCCATGCGAAACCGCCGCAGCCCGGAGATCCCGGCACTGATCTTCACCCCCGCCGAGTGGCGGGCCTTCGTCCTCGACGCCCGCGAGGGCGCATTCGATCTCACCTAG
- a CDS encoding thiolase domain-containing protein has protein sequence MSKEPVAVVGIGQTTHVAARRDVSLAGLVREAARRALDDAELTWADIDAVVIGKAPDFFEGVMMPELYLADALGAVGKPMLRVHTAGSVGGSTALVAANLVAARVHRTVLTVAFEKQSESNAMWGLSLPIPFQQPLLAGAGGFFAPHVRAYMRRTGAPDTVGSLVAYKDRRNALKNPYAHLHEHDITLEKVRSSPMLWDPIRYSETCPSSDGACAMILTDRTGAARAPHPAAWMHGGAMRSEPTLFACKDFVSPQAGKDCAADVYRQAGITDPRRQIDAVEMYVPFSWYEPMWLENLGFAEEGEGWKLTESGVTELDGDLPVNPSGGVLSTNPIGASGMIRFAEAALQVRGQAGAHQVDGARLALGHAYGGGSQFFSMWLVGADAPAT, from the coding sequence ATGAGCAAGGAGCCCGTGGCCGTCGTCGGTATCGGCCAGACCACACACGTCGCCGCGCGCCGCGACGTCTCGCTCGCCGGACTCGTCCGCGAGGCGGCCCGACGCGCCCTGGATGACGCCGAGTTGACCTGGGCGGACATCGACGCCGTGGTGATCGGCAAGGCCCCCGACTTCTTCGAGGGGGTGATGATGCCCGAGCTGTACCTCGCCGACGCCCTGGGCGCCGTGGGCAAACCGATGCTGCGGGTGCACACCGCCGGCTCGGTCGGCGGCTCCACCGCCCTGGTCGCCGCGAACCTCGTCGCCGCCCGGGTCCACCGCACCGTCCTCACCGTCGCCTTCGAGAAACAGTCCGAGTCCAACGCCATGTGGGGCCTGTCCCTGCCCATCCCCTTCCAGCAGCCCCTGCTGGCCGGCGCCGGCGGCTTCTTCGCCCCGCACGTCCGCGCCTATATGCGGCGCACCGGCGCCCCGGACACCGTCGGCTCCCTCGTCGCCTACAAGGACCGCCGCAACGCCCTCAAGAACCCCTACGCCCACCTCCACGAACACGACATCACCCTGGAGAAGGTCCGGTCCTCGCCGATGCTCTGGGACCCGATCCGCTACTCCGAGACCTGCCCGTCCTCCGACGGCGCCTGCGCGATGATCCTCACCGACCGCACCGGGGCCGCCCGCGCACCGCACCCTGCGGCCTGGATGCACGGCGGGGCCATGCGCAGCGAACCCACCCTCTTCGCCTGCAAGGACTTCGTCTCCCCGCAGGCTGGCAAGGACTGCGCCGCCGATGTCTACCGGCAGGCCGGTATCACCGACCCGCGCCGGCAGATCGACGCGGTCGAGATGTACGTCCCCTTCAGCTGGTACGAGCCGATGTGGCTGGAGAACCTGGGCTTCGCCGAGGAGGGGGAGGGCTGGAAGCTCACCGAGTCGGGCGTCACCGAGCTGGACGGCGACCTCCCCGTCAACCCGTCCGGCGGGGTGCTGTCCACCAACCCCATCGGCGCCTCCGGCATGATCCGCTTCGCGGAGGCCGCCCTCCAGGTGCGCGGACAGGCCGGTGCCCACCAAGTCGACGGTGCCCGGCTGGCGTTGGGGCATGCGTACGGGGGCGGCTCCCAGTTCTTCTCGATGTGGCTGGTGGGCGCCGACGCGCCGGCCACCTGA
- a CDS encoding thiolase domain-containing protein, protein MRDVAIVAFGQSDHVRDSAETSEVEMLMPVLHDVLEQTGLAARDIDFTCSGSSDYLAGRAFSFTMALDGVGAWPPISESHVEMDGAWALYEAWVKLLTGEAETALVYAYGKSSPGSVRDVLTRQLDPYYVAPLWPDSVALAALQAQALIDAGLTDERELAGIADRSRAAAATHPHAQLRGEVPMGEPLVAPLRTGDCPPIGDGAAAVVLAAGDTARRLAGRPAWIRGLDHRIEAHSMGVRDLTDSPSTRLAAERAGAFERPVDTAELHAPFTSQEVVLRRALKLDAPDSTVCINPSGGALAANPVMAAGLIRLGEAAARIQRGASDRALAHATSGPCLQHNLVAVLEGER, encoded by the coding sequence ATGCGCGACGTCGCCATCGTCGCCTTCGGGCAGAGCGATCACGTCCGCGACAGTGCGGAGACCTCCGAGGTCGAGATGCTGATGCCGGTGCTCCACGACGTGCTGGAGCAGACCGGCCTGGCGGCCCGGGACATCGACTTCACCTGCTCCGGCTCCTCCGACTACCTCGCCGGCCGGGCCTTCTCCTTCACCATGGCCCTGGACGGCGTCGGTGCCTGGCCGCCGATCTCCGAATCCCATGTCGAAATGGACGGTGCCTGGGCGCTGTACGAGGCCTGGGTGAAGCTCCTCACCGGCGAGGCGGAGACCGCACTCGTCTACGCCTACGGCAAGTCCTCGCCGGGCAGCGTCCGCGACGTCCTCACCCGCCAGCTCGACCCCTACTACGTCGCCCCGCTGTGGCCCGACTCCGTCGCGCTCGCCGCCCTCCAGGCGCAGGCCCTGATCGACGCGGGGCTGACCGACGAGCGGGAACTGGCCGGCATCGCGGACCGCAGCCGCGCGGCCGCCGCGACCCACCCGCACGCCCAGCTGCGCGGCGAGGTGCCCATGGGCGAACCGCTGGTCGCCCCGCTGCGGACCGGCGACTGCCCGCCGATCGGCGACGGCGCCGCGGCCGTCGTCCTCGCCGCCGGCGACACCGCCCGCCGGCTGGCCGGCCGCCCCGCCTGGATCCGCGGCCTCGACCACCGCATCGAGGCCCACAGCATGGGCGTCCGCGACCTCACCGACTCACCGTCCACCCGGCTCGCCGCCGAACGCGCCGGCGCCTTCGAGCGGCCTGTGGACACCGCCGAGCTGCACGCCCCGTTCACCTCCCAGGAAGTCGTGCTGCGCCGCGCCCTGAAACTCGACGCGCCGGACAGCACGGTGTGCATCAACCCGTCCGGCGGCGCGCTCGCCGCCAACCCCGTCATGGCCGCGGGCCTGATCCGCCTCGGCGAGGCGGCTGCCCGCATCCAGCGGGGCGCCTCCGACCGCGCCCTCGCCCATGCCACCTCGGGCCCGTGCCTGCAGCACAACCTGGTCGCCGTCCTGGAAGGTGAGCGATGA
- a CDS encoding OB-fold domain-containing protein: MPEVLTAPLVVEFPFTRSLGPVQSAFLTGLRERTVLGVTASDGRVVVPPVEYDPVTAEEIRDLVEVGTSGTVTTWAWNPSPRRGQPLTTPFAWVLVRLDGADTALLHALDAPGPDAVRTGMRVRVRWAPERTGAITDIACFEPVDGAAEESRPAPDDSAGGVGRPAPHSGEFTDPVTGITTPARLDYTYAPGRAQSRYLGALADHRIVGERCPSCRKVYVPPRGACPTCGVATDTQVEVGPRGTVTTFCIVNIKAKNLDIEVPYVYAHIALDGADLALHARIGGIPYDRVRMGLRVEPVWAGDSRFPDHYRPTGEPDADYDSYKELI; the protein is encoded by the coding sequence ATGCCAGAGGTCCTCACGGCGCCCCTCGTCGTGGAATTCCCGTTCACCCGCTCGCTCGGACCCGTGCAGAGCGCCTTCCTCACCGGGCTGCGTGAGCGCACCGTCCTCGGCGTCACGGCGAGCGACGGCCGGGTGGTCGTCCCACCCGTCGAGTACGATCCGGTCACCGCCGAGGAGATCCGCGACCTGGTCGAGGTCGGCACCAGCGGCACCGTCACCACCTGGGCCTGGAACCCGTCCCCCCGCCGCGGCCAGCCGCTCACCACCCCCTTCGCCTGGGTCCTGGTCCGGCTCGACGGCGCCGACACCGCCCTGCTGCACGCCCTGGACGCGCCGGGCCCCGACGCCGTACGCACCGGCATGCGGGTCCGGGTCCGCTGGGCCCCGGAGCGCACCGGCGCGATCACCGACATCGCCTGCTTCGAGCCGGTCGACGGCGCCGCCGAGGAGAGCCGGCCGGCGCCGGACGACAGCGCCGGAGGAGTGGGCCGGCCGGCGCCGCACAGCGGGGAGTTCACGGACCCCGTCACCGGGATCACCACCCCCGCCCGGCTCGACTACACCTATGCGCCCGGCCGCGCCCAGTCCCGCTACCTCGGGGCGCTCGCGGACCACCGGATCGTGGGCGAGCGCTGCCCCTCCTGCCGCAAGGTCTACGTGCCGCCCCGCGGCGCCTGCCCCACCTGCGGCGTCGCCACCGACACCCAGGTGGAGGTCGGGCCCCGCGGCACCGTGACCACCTTCTGCATCGTCAACATCAAGGCCAAGAACCTCGACATCGAGGTCCCCTACGTCTACGCCCATATCGCCCTGGACGGCGCCGACCTGGCCCTGCACGCCCGGATCGGCGGCATCCCGTACGACCGGGTCCGCATGGGCCTGCGCGTCGAACCCGTCTGGGCCGGGGACAGCCGCTTTCCCGACCACTACCGCCCCACCGGCGAACCCGATGCCGACTACGACAGCTACAAGGAGCTGATCTGA